Genomic window (Daucus carota subsp. sativus chromosome 5, DH1 v3.0, whole genome shotgun sequence):
gaaaaataagaagactgaatcgaataattctagagacgcccgcatcctcctttatatatatatatatattgactagTTGAAAAGCCGCgagttgcggcggcctataaaatttatattaatgattgaatattaatatttgtaaaatgcaataattttgtaggataaaataaattttatattataaaaatcttgatgtaataccaatactaatatataaaattgcaaaattggactataattcatgttgaaaaaatgaaaataaatttctacacgtaattaacaatttaaaacacaacgaatcttaattttatttgtgttatattttgaaaagtaatcatgttcttgcattgtcaccttcctccaatttttttggattgattgtgcacgaAAATATCTAACTTAAATTTGTGAGAAAGCGATCCATAACTaccttgtaacaacctttattttttaatactgtataagcagtcttcacttaaaagttgcttgaacggagcaaacagataatgcatgaataattttttcatgtgtacaaagtaaattatataaaaattaacaacaaacatgtttgatgaacaaaacaaatattataaaagaataaccaacaaatatatatcactaatagttaatttattgatatcatccatcaataccatgtcaagactatattcttctcccgtgtttggatttgtcgacttccacatagcgatctataactacctttgcttgcaacaacctttattttttttaataccgtataaacaacattcacttatcgttgcagaagaacggcaccaccgagttagaaatcgagcaagagaactatcaccaaaaAGAGGTAGGGttatggtattgagagagagagagtaggctgtgtttagatgatccaaaaccctacaacctatatgggtatttataggtgcagagagacttgtgtgctactctttcccataattaaataatgtgaaacaaaatcagattaaaactttcaagctgtcatattccataaataatctgaaacaaaatcagattccgaaacttgcttctaatatatctgaaactgaaaaaagtagttctaatttttgatatttttcatccgaaaattccagaaaattagaaaattagaaaaatagaacggaacgatgtgagaggcgccacctacacgcccctcgcttctcgtttatatagaaacaaaatcagattaaaactgtCAAGctgttatattccataaataatctgatacaaaatcagattctaaaacttacttctaatatatccgaaactaaaaaaggtagttctaatttgtgatatttttcatccaaaaattccaaaaaattagaaaaatagaatggagcgatgtgagagtcgccacctacacgctcctcgcttctcctttatataaatatattgatgattgattcaTGTGAATcaatattgaaaagaatatcATAAGTGCAAAGCTGACTTTATGTTTCTTACTTGACCCTTTTTTCCCTCTCCAAAAATACTGTACACAGTAAACAACTAAACATCATAGAAATGTAAAACAACAATATTATTCTGTATATGCATCTAGATTCTCACAAATCTGTGGCACTGCTCGTATTTGTTTTGTAAACCCAagctcattaaaatatattactgcTCATATTCCACATATAATTATAGAGTACCATGATACTTCCAAGAAGGACAGAATCCCTGTAATAACCTATGCATGCATGGCACAACCATCTAGGTTACCCTCCAATGGTTAAAGACTTTTGTCACACATCCACACGTATGTGTACCAACATTTGTTAAAAGGTCAGCTTTGTAGTTGACCTTTCCTCTGAAAAGTCTGGCAAATTTGTTCTAGGTGGTGGTGTGTTAAAGCTAGGGAATCCTATACTCTCCCATGCATCTTCTGCCAATAAAGGGGCTTGTTTATTCAAAAGGATTCTTTTTCCTTGGTTAATGGATCTGTACTCATTGCATGTATTCATTCATCTcatctttctttgtttttttaagaCAGAATATCAAGGAGATCAGAGTGGAGGGTGGACTCTCAATATTTGGTTCTTTCTTCATATTCTATTGCAAGGGGAGACTCCATGGAATCTACTCAACAATTTGGCCACTCAAATTACACACATCTAAGTGTGTGTTGTGTTCTTTGTTTTTATACAGGAAAACATCGAAAAATACTTCTTCCATTTGAAAGTAAtagtgaaaaaaatatttggtcCTGTTTgggattagctgttagcggattgaattagatgttttgactagcggattgaaatagatgttttgactagcggattgaactaactgtttctcgtaaaactgtttggttaatagccgattgattagctttttctgacacacACCAAAAcctccaactcaaaaagctcctcaaaatagctttttcaaaattagcttttttggtacaaacctctatttcaatccgctaactaccaaacacttgtattagcggattctagtggtcaaacctctaattttgcctcaaacctctaacttccaaacatgacctttgttttttaaattttctttttttaacaaaaatattaattttacattattattcagaatttttttaaatataatctgtAGAAGTATGTTTTCTTTACTTccacatacatataaaatttcaaaacgaCTATTGTTTTGAAATGTTGGAAATGCTCCGTcattaacatataatttttaaagtttaGTGGATCTCCATCTTGTTTGAgtgatttgtaatatatgaagGGAGGGGGCAACTCCACTCTCATGCCATCTCCAACagttgtgatccaaaaatccaaatttgaatcaccaactgatccaaattctgatccaaatttctgaccaactccaacagcgtgatccaaattctgatccaaattactttttgtatattatattgcataaattttatattaaattatttaatctcaaatttaatttttaattattattaactactcatattatatttaattgattaatttaattattttttttaaaatcgatcaaagtatctcaaaatcaaGGAAATGAAGAAGGTCAAGGATTTCCAAATGATATGAATAGTTACGGACAATAAATTGATTATCTCGGAGGAAACAAAAATAATCGGTTCgactaaatcaaattttatatttatcgtaTTGTTTTCTAGCCATTTCCcggtattgtaatttttttatgcattttatatactttttattttatgcatgtaatgtactctttttttaatttcaatggaATTTTCTCTcctattattctaattttttactaaaacattaattttcttaattattaattataaagtattattaattaaatattaataatcataaattcattttaaactcgataaacaaaagatatagaaataacaaaatcattattttataataaagtaggtgatccaaatttggatcagtgaacagtggtgatccaaatttggatcagtactattcactgatccaaatttggatcactttttggGGAGGAGAATTTGGGATAATCTGCCCAAAATTTGGATCTTTGGATCACTACTGGATTTGCGCTCAACCCCCTTCAAAACAGTATTCTTCTCCATAGAccatatatattcaaattaagtTGATGAGCTCTGAAGAAACTCAACTTCTCAATCAAGTTCACTTGTTGAAAATTTTAGTGAATCATTAGGTACCTCCATTTcctctaaatttttatatagtaACTCAAAGGTGCCAACCCCACTACTTTCCCACTGTTGTTTTCACAAATAGGGTAAGAAATGGATTTGTATGGCTAAAATGGAACAATATTGTAGTGccctataaaaaaaataatattcttcAATTTTATTGGGGCATATTTTGGTATTTTGGACCCAATTTCAACCCCTGACTAGTTAACTAATGGTGGCATTCAGAATCATTTCAAAATATATGGTCCATTGTAATAgaacaatattcatattttttaaaaatatattgaaatgatGCCCCTTGTTTAATTATACCTCAAAAGTAATCTCCAGAGTACCTTAACAATTTGTGAATATAAATAAACTGATTTGCACAACTTGTACTCTGGACTTGACAGCTAACTGCATCATATCTACGAGAATATAATAGATTTAGGTATTTTGAGATGATCTGATCCGAAATgctattaattatatttgtttatcattataaatttataaatgatcCGACAAGAAATTAAAGTGTGGTTAAACACTTGTGCGACTATCATATCCAGGCTGATTTTTATAACTacaagaatatataatataaactattgaagaaatttaagcttttttagagaattggatcaatttgtttttattgatAGCGAAATTTATTATTGCAAACTCATAATTGACACGACATAATGAAAAATCTCaaatgattatttaaatttattattattatataaaaaaatattttattattattattatcctaataaaataattaaattatttgctGGTAAAATCTTACAAACTTTTGTtctattttgaaagaaaaatccAAATAAACAAAAAGTAAACGCAACACTAGAATGAATAAATCCAAAAAGGACCCCACTCCCAGCACTCCACAATTAATGTGTTCACTCATTTTCTCTTGCTTTTAATTCTCAACACTCCAAGTCAAAAACCCCAACAACTCACtcacaatctctctctctctctcaaatctcCTCCAACTCAACTTTCCTAAACCCCCACTGGAGTTCCCATTTAGTAGAAATGAGCAGCAAATGGAGGAAACTGAAGCTAGCACTTGGCTTCAACCTCTGTGTTTATGTTCCTCCTGGAGCTACCCATGATTCCCCGGAAAAGTCGCTGCTTTCTCCCACCAACTGGAGCTTTGGCTCTGCTCGCTTGTCCAAAAGCTTCAGCACTTCATCTAAGGTCTTGCACTGTTTTctcaaaactctttcttttctaCTTCATTAACTACCATGATACTTATTATTGCTCTGTGTGTGTGTCTTGTTTACAAATCATACTTGCATGACTGTTGAAAAGTTTGGTCTTTTTTTATGCCCTTTTATTCCTTTTTGCTttttcgtgtgtgtgtgtgtgtgtttttcacATTCATACAGATTTTATAGTCTAAAATGGTGTAATTCTGCACCCAAATTGGTTATGTCAAGTGATCTCGAGATGGTAGGAGGAGGGTTTGCACCCGAATTGGTTATGTTTACCAAATTAAACTTGCCTCACTGTGAAAAGCTTAATCCTTTTTTAAGCCCtttgttcaaaaaaaagaattgtctCTGTGTATGTGCTCTTGTTTAATTTCTAAAAAGAAATGGATCTTGTGGTCTCTAATGTTTTGTGATTTTGTTGCCAAGACATGCTGTTACGTATTGTTCAAGAAAAGATAATTGACCATGATTATGCTGGTTTCGATTTTTTGCTTGAGTGATTACAAATTATTAACCTTTTCCAATTGCTTGACACTTTTTAAGAAAGTCTTCCAATTGCTTGATGCCTTTTATTTTGCCACTGCTTATTTTTCAAGACCATGTGGATATATTTGGGGCATTTGTGTATTTGCTCGTGTTTATATAAATTGAAAACCATCAATTACTAAAATTTGAATGCTCATCCCCTTTCTCTTCTAATCATAGAGCATACTTTCGCAAACTCTTATTACCGATAGCAAAGGTGTTTGCAATAGGGATAGGCCAACTCCAATGATTCACTTTGcttattatatatgataaattcatACCAAATTACCGATACATGAAAAATATGaactataataattattttaatttacgtTTGTTCTGctttgtttgtgttcttttgaAACCATAATAATAGCATGATATAGTTTATAAACTCTTTGAGATAGTTTTCATACTTAATGTATATTTAGTCCTGTCGGTTTGTCATAATAGTTAAAGGAGGACTACAGTTTGTTACTTTCTTCCTTATCTTTGTTTAGTTATGGTATATGGAGAAAAGTAGTTCATGAATGGGGATGTTGAGTGCTGACTGATCGTTTGTCTGGTCTGGTGCCTACTCTGTATAAGTGTGTGTGAGTAATTTTATTGTATGGCCATTTTAAAACGTtgaatgtatatatattgaaaattcatatatatattgaaaattctTACACACCCTTTTATTTATTTGGAATAGCTAGTAGCAAATTAACACCAATTGATTATTATCCACGACATAACTGTCACCTTACATGTTCAAATTCAGTAAATCTCTTTAAATTAGCTTTGATGACTAAATTAATTGGATATCCTAATTAAATGATTTGACTGATACAAATTTATGAGAAGTTCAAATTAACTTATTATTATGAGTTCTACTAGTACACTTGAACTGCTACTATTATGAGTTGTTTATCATGGAATTAAAAACAACGCTGGGCTGTGATTGATACTTGCGTCAAAAGCTATAATTTGTGTCGCTGCTGTATGTGATGATCAGATTCTGTTGCTGCAATATATTTGCATACCAAATCCTGTTAAATTCACTCTCTTTTATACATCTTCTTTATAGGCTTCTCCTGACATATTATGTTCTTTCCGTATTTTCCAGAAAACATGCTCCATATGTTTGGCTGCTATGAAATGTGGGGATGGCAATGCTATTTTCACTGCAGAGTGTTCACATTCCTTTCATTTCCATTGTATTGCATCAAATGTAAGACATGGAAATCAAATCTGCCCAGTTTGCAGAGCAAAGTGGAAAGAAATTCCATGTCAAGGTCCTACACTGGAACTTCCTTCTGGAAGGTCTAGAATTAATTCTGCGGTCTGGTCGCACAACAATGCTATGATGACAGTTGTCCGTCAACTGCCTCGCCGTCCTAATTCTAATAGACATGCTACACAAATATTGCAGTCTCCTGAGCCTGCTGTCTTTGATGATGACGAGTCCTTGGATCACAAAATGGATATAACTGAGGAAATTTCAACAGTTAAAACTGGTGCTGATTTTAAATCCTGCACAACAATAAATATCAAGACATACCCAGAAGTTCCAGCAGTCGCCCAGTACAGTGCTTCTAAAAACTTCACAGTCCTGGTCCATTTAAAGGCTCCTGGTTCATTTTCGGGTCACAGTCACAATATTGATCAGTCTAACCTGTCCCCAGTTTCCCAAACTCCTCGTGCTCCTGTAGACCTTGTCACAGTTCTTGACATCAGTGGCAGCATGGCAGGTACTAAACTTGCATTGCTAAAGCGGGGCATGGGGTTTGTTATACAGAATCTTGGCCCAAATGATCGGTTGGCAGTCATAGCCTTCTCATCAACAGCACGCCGCCTTTTCCCTCTTTGTTGTATGTCTGAGACAGGACGACAGCAGGCACTGCAAGCAGTTAACTCTTTAGTTGCAAATGGTGGAACGAATATAGCCGAGGGCTTGAGAAAGGGTGCAAAGGTGATGGAAGATCGAAGGGAAAAAAATCCAGTTTCCAGTATAATACTTCTTTCCGATGGACAGGACACATATACCATAAATGGTTCTGATGGCAGCCAAAATGAGCCTAATTATGAGCTGTTGCTTCCTACATCCATTCACGGAAAAGGGAACCCTGGCTTTGGAATTCCAGTTCATGCTTTTGGGTTCGGCACGGATCATGATGCTTCATTAATTCACTCGATCTCCGAGACCTCAGGAGGGACCTTTTCTTTCATTGAAAAGGAAGGTGCAATCCAGGATGCCTTTGCACAATGCATAGGGGGGCTTCTCAGTGTAGTTGTTAAAGAACTGCGTCTGACTATTGATAGTGCTGACTCTCGGATTCATCTGGGATCTATTAAATCAGGTAGCTATCAGAATCATGTGACGCCTGATTTAAAGACTGCTTATGTCGAAGTTGGTGATTTGTATGCAGATGAAGAAAGGGATTTTCTTGTTTCAGTGAATGTTCCCAAAGAGTTGGTGAACAAAGAAACATCGATTCTGAAAGTAAGATGTGTCTATAACAATCCGCTAACAAAGCACACAGTGACACTGGAGAGTGAGATAGTTAAGATTAGGAGACCTGAAATAGCTGGACAAGAGATAGTGTCCGTAGAAGTTGACAGGCAAAGGAACAGGCTGCAAGCAGCTGAGGCAATGTCTGAAGCTCGTGCTGCAGCAGAACAGGGTGACCTAGCAGGTGCAATTTCAGTCCTTGAAAGTTGTCGTAATACGTTGTCGCAAACTGTGTCGGCCAAGGCTCATGACCGCCTATGTATTGCACTGGACGCGGAGCTCAAGGAGATGCAAGAGAGGATGGCAAGCAGACATGTTTACGAGGCATCTGGAAGGGCATATATATTATCTGGACTAAGCTCACACTCTTGGCAGCGAGCAACTTCAAGAGGTGATTCTATAGACAGTTCAAGTCTTGTTCAAGCCTATCAAACACAGTCAATGACTGAGATGCTTACTCGTTCTCAGGCCACATTGTTGGGGAGTCCATTAGCTTATAGGCTTCTTCAACCAAAGCCAAGGTGATGTCCGAAGTATCATGCCTTTAATTCAGGCTTAAATGTTTGAAATACCTAAATGGTTGTTTTTCTATTGTTTGGATATAAATTGGAGGGTATAAGAGGAGCGGTTTTGGTGTCAATAgtgttccttttcttttattgttacTTAATGGAATAAATCCCGAATAATGCATGGAGGATACATAGAAAGGGGACGGGGTAAACAAAAAAGGAACATTATTTAGGCGTTACGTCATTTTTGTTTTTCTGTTGTTTCTAAATCCTGTGTCGTCGGATTGATGTACATATGGTAATGGTTTCTATTCTAAGAATTCGACAGTCTTGTAACTGTAGGGATGACTATGTTAATACACAAGTTGTATGCATTCTGATTTTCTTACCCTACCACATAATGTAAGTCATAAAATCATGCTATGCTGGCTCAAGAGCATGGAGGATCCTGTAGGATAATCCCTTACTTGACATTCATTTCTATGCAATTATGTCACTAGAAAGCAGTATCATACTTAGAAATTAGACTTTATAAAAGTTGATTACATTAACCTTTGCAGTAGTGGGAGAAAGTTGATCATAAAAGCTGGTAATATATTTATTGCTCAAATTTGACTTGTGTTACATGGTGGCCCTGGTTGTAAAGCTTCCACTATAGTATTACATATGGGAGGAGCCAACTGCACCATAGTTCCAACTTTTCAATCAtggttttaatttgatttcttTTTAGTCATGGAGAAATAATCAGAATACACAAATTAAATTGATGAGATAACTTTCACAGCAGAACTTTCATATCACAAGAAAAGAACTATGTAAATGTCCAAGAATACCATAAATGAGACAATCTGATTACTTACTACAGCATAATGAAATCCATAGCACTAGCTAATTAAGCCTAAGAGATTGAGTGAGAGAAAGGGTAGTTTCTCTTCTTATTACTACTTCaattactactactactactaatgCTATTATTATTTGGAAGATTACTTGTATCAATGTACCAACTCACCCTTGGCTTCATCTGGTTTTCCATTCAGAAGTGGTGTGGTGGCTGCTGGGGGCACAACTTCAGCACTGCACTTCTTCTTAGCTGCTTTGGGCTCACTGGATTTCATCTTTAGTTTGAGTCCAAACAATTTGAAGAAGCTGTTCCAACTCCCCTTTGTCTTCATAATCCTGTCGATTTCTTCTTTCATGCCCATACACTCTTTTTCTAGCTCGAAAACCCGTtctttcatatcatcaaaacgGACAATCTGATTTTCCCCGGATGCTGGTTGGACAGTGTTTTCAGTTCTTGGAAGTGCTAGATTCCCGCTTGGAACTTGCGAATCATTGTCTGATACAAAGAACCAGTTGGATACAGATGTACGGAGACGGAGCTGTTCGAAGAACAGAACTTGGACAATGACTCGAAGGGGTAGCCTCTCGTTTTGTGCTGCGTGAGTGCTTGCTTCCAGAGACAGCTTCTCGCAATTCATCAGCCTGCAAAGTTGTTCCCTTTCAGAGTCTGTAAGCCAGGGATGCGCCTGAAATTTAATATAAGAGTAGAGAATTAGGTCTCAAATGAAAGTACATATAAACTCGGGAATTCAAGGCATCTTCTAAAACTTGAATCTTAGCATCTGGTTTGACAAACTTGGGGAGGAATATCTGGTATAGTTTACAGGAATTTACCTTAAGGTATATGTCAATTGCACGATAAATTCCATCATCTAATTGCCTCGAGTACGGAGGTAGTACAGCAGCAAGCGACTGAAATTTGGGCAACTTCAAGTTGACATCAGGCGCAACCTCAGCCAGGTAGCTGTCGACTAAGTTAGCCACCAATGTCAGAGGGCTAAGTGACTGTGAAATTCCAAGAAACTGCTCCTCATCCACCACACCGTTAGAGGGAGTATCAGCAGCATCCTTTTCTACTGTCATGAAGTGATCGAGTATCCGCTGAACACAGTCTATGTCATAGAGAGTCTCCACTGAGTAACCCATACTTGGTATAAGTAGGTCTACAAGGACTGCCTGATCCAGTTGAGTGCCAACCCTCTTTTCCAAATTTTCTCGACAAGATTGACTAGCATGTAAGATCAAGGATGTTCGAAGAAGCTTTAGTAGCAGTTTTGTTGATATCACTCCTTTCTGATCAGGCAGAAGCTCTACTATCTCTTCCAGGAGAATTCTCTGATCTGCCTCAGTTGATGCAGATAGATTTATCTGTGGACCAGCACGATTTCCGTTCTGAGAGTTTGATTGCCTTCCCATCAGAGGGAGATACTTCTTAGCATAGAAGATAAGGGACCCTGCAATTCTCTCCGGTTTCATACCTCTTGAACCAACAGCCAAGATCAGCCTCTTGTACAGAGGTAACCGAAGGAAAGACACATCCTCATACCACCAATCTTCACTCATATGCTGCGCCTTTGGTGCTGTGCGTATTCCATTCCACACGAGAGTGCTTGCTGGGCTCTGAGCAGCATTGCGTCCTGACACAGGCCAAATGAACAAAGGCTGATCTGAACAAGCTCTCAAGGCCAGTGAATCAATACATCTTGACACAACCCGCAGCTCTTCTGCGTGGGGAAGAACTTCTTCACATGTTTCAAGAGCCTTAATCGTATCGATCCAGTTGGCAAACACCGCATTAAGGAAGGTTTCTGTTTGTGTAACAAGGTTGCCTTCCCCATTCTCTTCATACATCTCAAGATACTCAGCTGCACACCTAAGACTCACTACATTCTTCGCGGTAAGATCCATTTTAACACCATAACAGAACTTGGCCACCAGGAGAAATGTTTTAGCTCTCCCGGGTAAATCATGGAGTTGCAAAACACACCTATTGTTATCTACTCCCTTTCTCTCATCATCCGATGAATCTCCGATCAAATTTTCCAGCGCCCTGCTTCTTGAAAGCAGAGGAAACTGCAAGACTTGCCAAGAAATATCATAGCACATTGTGTACTACTAATCACAAGTTcccaaataaattcataatcatAAAAAATCTGTCTCAAGCTTGTGAAACATAAAAATGATCTAGCTACAACACATACACAGGCCCAGAAAGTAAAATTTTTAGATGAtcacataattaaaaaatatgaaagatttactaaaattttaacaaCCTTCATGTAAATTGCAATAATTTAACAACTTAAGTTTTCGATGACAATAAAGTCGAACAAtaataaacacaaataaaaaaagGTAAATCTGCAAAAATACCCgtaatttcataattatttgtaaaaatacggccaaaattataaatgaaattgCGTTACACCgtatttctgaaaataattGATACCAACTCGGGTATTTCTGAAAAAAGCCACTTGTGAGGAGTGAAAAACAAACCTTGTGAAGATGAAAGGAAGTTTCTTCTACTTGAATGACGATATCACTTGGAAGACCAGACGAGCATAACCTGAAGGTTTAGTTTCACATTTGATACACACATGTAAAAGAAAACATCAACTAAATAACATCTACCTCGTACATGCATAACttaaataaacataataattcGAACTCGACAAGAAGCAATAACACTGACCAGGATTGTCCATCTCTGTAGAAGACATCAGATTTAGAACCCAGCTTCATGCATGCCATGAGGGAATAGAAAGAGAAGGATGCAGTGAAAATAAGTAAGGAAAGGAAAGCAAATGATAAGAAGGGATAGTAATGCTGACTTGGTTAGGTTTCTGTTTGGAGTAAACATAAAACTTCTCCTCGAAATATGAGATCCCCGAGTCTACAGGCTGAAATATCCATGAGACTAATCGGCACTTACTGTTGCATCATTTTATTCTACTCCTcttatgtatttttatttatttgttcagCTTTCAGTTTATTTTTTACGTACAGTTTTGGCTTTTAACATCTTGAATATATGCATCTCGTGGGCTGTGCAAGGTTAATGGTTTAAggattgattattttattttatattatataaaaacatgAATACATTTTAGAAATCTAGTTTTactctttttaaattattttagtcTTTAAATGGTAAATGACCagccaaatatataaatttacaacAGAGATAGCTTAAATCTTTTAATTTTactctttttaaattattttagtcTTTAAATGATAAATGACCcgccaaatatataaaatttaatagtatAAATCTTTAAGTTCAATACATAATTTTGTCAGATTACTGGTCcccaataatttattttgattttttgtggaAAGTATtttcattttagttttaataatgtacagatataaaaatttgaatttatcagATAAGATATGAAAAGCACTCACTATTTAATCTTTTTATTCTCATTTGCAAGGTCAATTGTTTAAGtattaagtatttattttatttttttttgaaagtattaagtatttattttatctttcaaaaaaaagtatttattttattatatataaaacatgaataaattttagaaaatctaatttaactcttttttaaaaaaattagtctCTAAATGGGAATGACCAGCCaagtataatattttagaatatagaTGGCATAAATCTTTAAgttcaataaataatatagtcAGATTATCCCGTTCACCAATgaattctttaattatttttttgtgggGATATTACtttgattttagttttaataat
Coding sequences:
- the LOC108223866 gene encoding E3 ubiquitin-protein ligase WAV3, which produces MSSKWRKLKLALGFNLCVYVPPGATHDSPEKSLLSPTNWSFGSARLSKSFSTSSKKTCSICLAAMKCGDGNAIFTAECSHSFHFHCIASNVRHGNQICPVCRAKWKEIPCQGPTLELPSGRSRINSAVWSHNNAMMTVVRQLPRRPNSNRHATQILQSPEPAVFDDDESLDHKMDITEEISTVKTGADFKSCTTINIKTYPEVPAVAQYSASKNFTVLVHLKAPGSFSGHSHNIDQSNLSPVSQTPRAPVDLVTVLDISGSMAGTKLALLKRGMGFVIQNLGPNDRLAVIAFSSTARRLFPLCCMSETGRQQALQAVNSLVANGGTNIAEGLRKGAKVMEDRREKNPVSSIILLSDGQDTYTINGSDGSQNEPNYELLLPTSIHGKGNPGFGIPVHAFGFGTDHDASLIHSISETSGGTFSFIEKEGAIQDAFAQCIGGLLSVVVKELRLTIDSADSRIHLGSIKSGSYQNHVTPDLKTAYVEVGDLYADEERDFLVSVNVPKELVNKETSILKVRCVYNNPLTKHTVTLESEIVKIRRPEIAGQEIVSVEVDRQRNRLQAAEAMSEARAAAEQGDLAGAISVLESCRNTLSQTVSAKAHDRLCIALDAELKEMQERMASRHVYEASGRAYILSGLSSHSWQRATSRGDSIDSSSLVQAYQTQSMTEMLTRSQATLLGSPLAYRLLQPKPR
- the LOC108221003 gene encoding BTB/POZ domain-containing protein At5g03250 isoform X1; this translates as MACMKLGSKSDVFYRDGQSWLCSSGLPSDIVIQVEETSFHLHKFPLLSRSRALENLIGDSSDDERKGVDNNRCVLQLHDLPGRAKTFLLVAKFCYGVKMDLTAKNVVSLRCAAEYLEMYEENGEGNLVTQTETFLNAVFANWIDTIKALETCEEVLPHAEELRVVSRCIDSLALRACSDQPLFIWPVSGRNAAQSPASTLVWNGIRTAPKAQHMSEDWWYEDVSFLRLPLYKRLILAVGSRGMKPERIAGSLIFYAKKYLPLMGRQSNSQNGNRAGPQINLSASTEADQRILLEEIVELLPDQKGVISTKLLLKLLRTSLILHASQSCRENLEKRVGTQLDQAVLVDLLIPSMGYSVETLYDIDCVQRILDHFMTVEKDAADTPSNGVVDEEQFLGISQSLSPLTLVANLVDSYLAEVAPDVNLKLPKFQSLAAVLPPYSRQLDDGIYRAIDIYLKAHPWLTDSEREQLCRLMNCEKLSLEASTHAAQNERLPLRVIVQVLFFEQLRLRTSVSNWFFVSDNDSQVPSGNLALPRTENTVQPASGENQIVRFDDMKERVFELEKECMGMKEEIDRIMKTKGSWNSFFKLFGLKLKMKSSEPKAAKKKCSAEVVPPAATTPLLNGKPDEAKGELVH
- the LOC108221003 gene encoding BTB/POZ domain-containing protein At5g03250 isoform X2; translated protein: MFTPNRNLTKDGQSWLCSSGLPSDIVIQVEETSFHLHKFPLLSRSRALENLIGDSSDDERKGVDNNRCVLQLHDLPGRAKTFLLVAKFCYGVKMDLTAKNVVSLRCAAEYLEMYEENGEGNLVTQTETFLNAVFANWIDTIKALETCEEVLPHAEELRVVSRCIDSLALRACSDQPLFIWPVSGRNAAQSPASTLVWNGIRTAPKAQHMSEDWWYEDVSFLRLPLYKRLILAVGSRGMKPERIAGSLIFYAKKYLPLMGRQSNSQNGNRAGPQINLSASTEADQRILLEEIVELLPDQKGVISTKLLLKLLRTSLILHASQSCRENLEKRVGTQLDQAVLVDLLIPSMGYSVETLYDIDCVQRILDHFMTVEKDAADTPSNGVVDEEQFLGISQSLSPLTLVANLVDSYLAEVAPDVNLKLPKFQSLAAVLPPYSRQLDDGIYRAIDIYLKAHPWLTDSEREQLCRLMNCEKLSLEASTHAAQNERLPLRVIVQVLFFEQLRLRTSVSNWFFVSDNDSQVPSGNLALPRTENTVQPASGENQIVRFDDMKERVFELEKECMGMKEEIDRIMKTKGSWNSFFKLFGLKLKMKSSEPKAAKKKCSAEVVPPAATTPLLNGKPDEAKGELVH